The Thermodesulfobacteriota bacterium region CACTTGCAAACCTTGTTGACCCAGACAAACGTCGTATCGCCACCATGGCGATGACAGGCCCGCCGCCACAAGAGCGCATGCCGTGCCGCATTCCACCGGGGGACCGACCATGAAGGACTGCTGCCCGTACTGGGACCTCCGCCGCCATGACTGTATGATGACCGGTGCCGGGGTGTTCATCCCCCTGCCGGACCACATCGACGCCTTCTGCCGCACGCTCGAGTTCGCCTCCTGCAAGCATTTCCGCCGCAGCTGTGAGCTGCAGCGGGCCCGGGCCGAGGAGCGGGGCATCCTGTTCACCGACGGCCGGCGCCGCTACCCCCGGCTGCCCAGCCGGGTGAGCGTTGCTCTTGCCGCCGCCAATGGGAACGGCCAGGGCCAGATCCTCGCTGACCAGGCCCATACGGTGGATCTGTCCATCGGCGGCATGCGGGTCGAGACCCCCACCTCGCTGCCGGCGGAGAAGATGGTGCTGTTCACCTTCGGTGAGGGGTTCGCCCGGCCTGCCTTCCAGGGGCTGGGGCAGATCCGCTGGGCCGATCGGGTCCCCGACGGTACCTTCCAGGCCGGGGTGGCGTTTCTGGACTATCAGACCAGCCAGGCCGTGAGCCAGCACCTGGGATTGGCCAGCTGATTCAGAACGTTCCGGATTTCAGGAAAATCTGTTCAGCAATCCGGAAATCCTCCGGGTTGACGAACAGCCGCCCCCGCGCCCAATCAAGGGCAAGCCTACTCAACCCAGCCAACAGCTCGGTCTTTCTGCGCTGGCGGCGGCCCGCCACCGGGCGAGCCGGCGGTGCCCCGGATCCTCCGCCCAGGACCGGCCTGCCCTCGGCTCAGAACCCCATCCCGGCCAGCATCCGGTTGACGGTGTCCTGGTCCAGGATCCCTTTCTCCCCCACGGCCTCGCCGGACAGACCGCCCATGAGGTCGTCCACGTCCTTCTGGGCCAGGGCCTTGCTCTCCTCCACGGTCAGGCCCCGGTTCTGCTCCCGGTTCTTGAGCTGGGAGCCGAAGGAGACGACGATGGCCAGGAGCTGGACCTCGAAATCGGTCAGCAGCTTGATGATCTTCATGATCTGCTGGCCGGACAGATCCTGAAAGCTCAAGGTCTCGAGGATGCGGGCCACATCCTCGCTGATGCCGGCCACCATGCCGAAGGCCGCCCCCACCTTGTCCAGGATCTCGTCCCGCGCCTCCCGCGTCATGGGCGCGTAGGCGAAGGTGGCGGGAGCCGACTCGCTGCCCACCGCCTCCCGGTCGATCATGCCGGCCAATCG contains the following coding sequences:
- a CDS encoding PilZ domain-containing protein, translated to MKDCCPYWDLRRHDCMMTGAGVFIPLPDHIDAFCRTLEFASCKHFRRSCELQRARAEERGILFTDGRRRYPRLPSRVSVALAAANGNGQGQILADQAHTVDLSIGGMRVETPTSLPAEKMVLFTFGEGFARPAFQGLGQIRWADRVPDGTFQAGVAFLDYQTSQAVSQHLGLAS